The following are from one region of the Cyanobium gracile PCC 6307 genome:
- a CDS encoding acyl-CoA dehydrogenase family protein, translating into MDASAILSRVAGGALLVSTGASDWVSSNGRARKVDGGFRVTARKAPASGCEIADLIVTSIRWDDAPQGPGVIHCSIPRSAPGVGIQRTWDTMGMRATGSHTIVLDDVFVPDAAVSLLRPADVWHPVWNIVVTAAMPLICAVYVGVADAAVAESRRLVQGRHDQHLIQLLGEMGNAHITASDLLGAMFADAADLGFPNDDDAISSRTLSRKAVLADAVIDTVRLAIEASGGRGYMRTSELERLYRDAHGSLFHPLPRARQTTFSGRVALGLSPCE; encoded by the coding sequence ATGGACGCCTCCGCCATCCTCTCCCGTGTGGCCGGTGGCGCCCTGCTCGTCAGCACCGGCGCCTCCGACTGGGTGAGCTCCAACGGCAGGGCCCGGAAGGTCGACGGCGGCTTCCGGGTGACCGCCCGGAAAGCCCCCGCCAGCGGCTGCGAGATCGCTGATCTCATCGTGACGAGCATCCGCTGGGACGACGCTCCGCAGGGCCCCGGCGTGATCCACTGCTCGATTCCCCGCTCCGCCCCAGGGGTGGGCATCCAGCGCACCTGGGACACCATGGGGATGCGGGCCACCGGCTCCCACACGATCGTTCTCGACGATGTATTCGTGCCGGATGCCGCCGTGTCGCTGCTGCGGCCCGCCGACGTCTGGCACCCGGTGTGGAACATTGTCGTGACGGCGGCGATGCCCCTGATCTGTGCCGTCTACGTGGGGGTGGCCGATGCCGCCGTGGCCGAGTCGCGACGGCTTGTTCAGGGCCGCCACGACCAGCACCTCATCCAGCTGCTCGGAGAGATGGGCAACGCCCACATCACGGCCTCCGATCTCCTGGGGGCGATGTTCGCCGATGCGGCCGACCTCGGTTTCCCCAACGACGACGATGCGATCTCGAGCCGGACCCTGAGCCGCAAGGCCGTCCTGGCGGACGCCGTCATCGACACCGTGCGCCTGGCCATCGAGGCGAGCGGCGGGCGTGGCTACATGCGGACGTCGGAGCTCGAGCGGCTCTACCGGGACGCCCACGGGAGCCTGTTCCACCCGCTGCCGCGGGCCAGGCAGACCACATTCTCCGGCCGGGTGGCGCTCGGTCTCAGCCCCTGCGAATGA